The DNA segment TGCAGTTATTTGATgttacttaaaacaaaaaagtcagatttgtgGATTCATTAAACTGAATTCTGCAGATATCAGCCGAGCTGTGCTTCAGTCTGAAGTCACGTCAGTCATTTGTTTCATAGCCATAAGTTTAAAAAGAGGATTTATGGATTTGTAGCAGAAAAtagaagcagtgaaacagctGACAGGCAGGCAGATAAGATTCCATGTCCTGTTTCTACTTTAtaatgtgattttaacattgatTCGTTCTCCAAATTAAAAACGTGCttcaaacagactgaaatgacatttctctattttttttatttcagtaaaacttatgagtgaaaaaaatcccaaatctCAAATTAGAGCATGTATTTTTATTATgataaaaactcaaaaaaaaaaacaaaaaaaaaacaaatcctagATGAATACACACATGAAGAAAGtatataaataagaaaaaatagaTTATTACCACCTTGAATTCAGACTTTTATCAGATTCATAGAAATAAAAGTTGAGTTGTCATTAAAAAGTCTCAGGGTCATGATGGCAGTACGTTTCTCTTTCAGCCTCTTCCTGGAACAACCACGTTCACACTGACTCAGAACGGATCCCATAAATACGAGCGATAAGGCAGCGTTGAGGCACGCTGCTGGTTTTATATGTGGAGCTCAGTTTGGGACGAAGCTGCGATCCAGTGGATTGTGGTGGTGTCAATCCAGGACCAACGGCAGCGTTTCAAAGTTCCAGAAGCAGCTGGTTCTGAGTCGGAGGTCCTCTCAGAGCGCTGAGGCCTTCAGTCCGAGTACTTGACCTCGGCTCGCAGCTCTTTGGTGACGTAGTTGAGGAGGGCGGCCGTGACCTGCTGCTGCAACGAGCTGCTGCTCATCACCAGGGCCACGAGTTGAGCAAAGTCCGTCCAGTCCAGGGTCCCCATCACCGCCATCACCTCGTCGTagagcttcctctgctgctgcggagGCAGCTCCATCAGGATCTGAGGGAGGGGCCGGAACTTTCCGCTGGCCCACCAGCCGGCGAGCAGACTGCCCGCCACGCCGCCTGCTCAACGAGACCCCGGGTgagccacttcctgcttcctccaccACAACCTCCCCTCGCTACAGCGGAGAGGCCCTCGTACTCACCCACGGCGATCCCCGGGGGTCCGGCGAACATCCCTCCCATGAAGGCGGCGCCCCCCGCCATGGCGGCCGCCTGAGCCGAGCTCTTCACGGCCACCTTGATCTGATCCTGAGCCGAGATCTCGCAGCACAGACGCACGATGTCGTCCACTCGTGGAGCCATCGCTGCCCTGCGGCCCTGAGGAGACACCAGACGGACCATCAACCCCCACATGTGAAACCCACCGGTTTGTGACgtaaaaatgcacatttccttattttattttcaaatcacTATGGAAAACTTTCAAAATACTGATTATATAGGTGGCTTAAGCTGGAACATCCTacctccaacacacactgaGGTACGCTCTCAGGGGAAGCAGCGCAGAGAAGGTGTTGGAGCGTCAGAGAAAGACGAATCGCTCAAAAAAGAACCAAACTGAGAACTAACAACGGAACACAGAATATGAATTTACTGAAACAATGGACACAAGTAGAGCTGAATGGATCTTTTGTGATGAAATACTTGAAAATGAACGTCTGAAAGTGTGTCTGGTGAAGTGACGCCAGACCACCTGAGATGGAGTGAGCCACAGTTTCTCCTCAGAGGAAAAGAAGTCATCcagacagaacaggacagagacgctggaggaggttCCCTCAGCAGGCTGTGGTGGGGAGTCGCTGAGCTTTACCATCCTAACCACTGCTAGGACAGCTATCTTATTTTTGGCCACAGAACTTTTGTTTGATGCCAAAGAATCACGAGAATGTAGTAGAACCAGGAAAGGTTTTGATGAAACAATAAGCATCGTCTCCTGTAGTGGTGTGATAATCAGCGCTTCACTGTCACGCTTCTGGTTTCCAGGGAACTCAGGGTTAGTTCCAAAAGcctgtggggtgtgtgtgtgtgtgtgtgtgtgtgtgtgtgtgtgtgtgttcttgtatttctatccttgtcggggccaaatgtccccacaaggatagcaaaacgtggaacgacgtgccttgtggggacctttttccggtcctaagtaggagaaacagtgttttcttgaccatgttgttgttactgaaaaaagtaaaagtgcaaaaacatttctttagggttaggctttgttgtggtgtgggttagggttagggtaagggtcagggttaggggctagacatgaatgggagtcaatggacggtccccacaaggatagaaatacaagaccgtgcgtgtgtgtgtgtgtgtgtgtgtgtgtgtgtgtgtgtgtgtttcaggttttCTTCTGATTAATGTTCCATTACATGTAACATGTCATGTAAAGCGAAACAGAAAGCAACTCGTCGAACTGTCCTGCCTGAACACTGACTCTCCTGGACCAGAGGAAAACCCTCTCAACATTAATTCCTCTGACTGTTCCAGTCCAGATATATTCCAGATatattccagattccagatatATTTAAAAAGTTTACATTCACGTGAGAGAGAGGTTTGTTTACTCTCGGTCATCTGAGAGATAAAATCGGGTTTTTATAACTGAAACCGGACGACCCGGCAGACTGTCACATAAAACCAACCCGGCCCGGGTCATTCTGTGTCCCGCTGGAAAAAACAAGGAGGAATCAGAGAGTTATTTCTTACCTTTACGCCTGTTTTTAGAGAGAGATCTGAAGAGAGCGACCTGAGGCGGACCTCCTCTCGTccaagttttcttcttctccgtcTTCCTCTCAGTGTAGCAAACAGCTCCAGGCTGCACAGCGCCCCCTCAAGGCTGCAGGCGGGAACGACACGAGACCCGCATCGTTTTTATATTAGAATAGAATGCATATATTTTATCAATCTCAGTAAAAAAATCGAAATATAATGCTTAAAATTTTGAGTGGCTGTTTGCTTGTTGCTCTTTCTGCAGTCTGTTTCTCTCCTTTCAACTCCCAAGCCCAACCAGAACAACAGAAAGTCTCAgtgtctggttctacagaaagtctcctcctctgagtctggttctacaggtttTGTCctgatgaaagtgttttttctgtctacTGTctcttatgcttgctcatgtggaattgttggaattctgttgaaatgaaaactgtttttgacaGAACAGAATGAATGAcagtaaaaacatcagaaaaacagtgtttgtaGAGAAAGGTTGTTGGATGGCCACAGAAGTGACCCTGTAGAGCACTGTTGTGGTCTAAATCTGTTGCTGAAGGTTCTCCTGCTGTTGTAAAGGATCACAGAGGACTGAGAGACATTGTTCTGGATAGATCTCAGTGTGACCCAGATCCCCCTCACTAGGACCCCCAGTTCAGAGTCCATCTTTTGCAGCTGCTTTGTCAAATATTTTCATCgagggtctggttctagaaGAATGTCCAAATAGGTTCCAGGAGGTTGGTTAGGAAATGATTGAATGATTGAATTGAATTCTCTCTAGTttgaatttaacaaaaaaaaaaaaaaaaatatatatatatatatatatcttgaTAAGAGGTCAGcaaatgatgaaaaacattATGTTAACATTATGTTAACAGCCACATGTTAGTATCTACTACCAAGTTGAagctgaggcagcaggaagGCAGTTTTTTCCTACTATTCTGAACATAATTCGTTTAATATTGTAGATATTTTAGGGGGGGGAAAGTTTAATTTGGAAAACTTGATGAATGACGTGATCAAAGAGGCTTTTACAGCTGAATCACTGATCTTTAGATTTGTATCTTAGTGAAAATATCTTGAGTCCAAATCAAAAATGGTACAGGTGAAATTTAAAATTTTCGGAGCACCGCCTTAAAAGCTCAAGTGACTGAGCAGCAACTGTGTCTGTGAGAATCTGCATTCAGTGATGTGGTTGTGCTGCTCGCTTCTACAAAGAGCTTACAGGAAGCCACTGCAACTCCCACCGTCGTCTCGCCTGTTTCCAcaacatcacttcctgctgagaATGTGATTTGAACCCAGATCCCCCACCATGCGGGTCAAGTCTTGAACCAATACACCACCAGAGGGCAACTTCTTAATAATGCACAACGCAATAAACAAAGCTTGAAGTGACAAAGTCAGACTCACCAGTCCAGCCTCTGTTTTCATTGATATACAAACACAGAAGCAGTATCTGGATCAGAATATTACGATTATTCTTCAGAAATCATGAGAAAACCATCAGCACTTCTAGCTGACAGTGCAAAAATGTAAGAACAAAATCATGCAACCGTTCACAAAACCCTGCAAAGCAGAACTAACTCTAGTTATTATTGCAAAACACACGGTGTCTGTGCCTCTGTGCAAAGGAACACGTGTTCAAAGCCAGTCGGTCCTCACGACATTCTGTCGGTCCAGCTGCACTGTGTGGCTCTCCAGTTGTGCAGCTGAACCACATCTGGTTCAGAACCACAGCTTGAGAAGCACAGCTGGAGAGTGATacagtgcagcagcaggtcaagAGGTTCTCTGATTTAAACCAGTCAGCTGGGGGATGAGGAAGACGAGCTTCCTTCAGGTTGGTCTGGACGTCCAGGCTCTGCTGAGCCTGGTCACTGtgtcatgaacacacacatttccagaaGCAGTGGTTCCTTTCCAGCTCGTTCCCAGCTGATCTGTCTGAACtaaaggtcaaaacatttcttggTATTGTTGCTTTACCAACTCGATAAAGGTACAACTTACGATGTTTGAGTGCTCGTGTGTAATGTGTACATGCTTGCATGTGCAtatgcatgtgcgtgcgtgcgagtgtgtgtgtgtgtttactgcaaCGGTTCCTCTGAAATGCGATCCTGCACAGACACTGACAGGCGGTTGAGGAAGGCATCCAGACACGATCAGTTTATTTTCCAGCTGCAGTCGGTGAAGATGTGAAGTTGTTTTGCTGAGCTGACAGTGGAAATTTCACTTGTTACTTCATTGATGTGCCGACTAATTTATAACAGAGGACATGAAAACAGGATATGGCGTTACACTCAGCAGTGGTCGGAAGACACAAGCAAAGATCTGTACGTGTTAAAGCGtctaaaatacaaaacataaaGTCTTATGTTATATAAAAGAAtcataaaaaagacaaaacaacagtgCTAACATATGCAGTCATGTTATCAACTTATACTCAGTTATGTGTGGAATTGTGGGAAATAGAAGATTTCCTGAGCAGCAGATGAAGTGGTTTCTAGAGCAGACATGTAGTGCAGCCTGAGGGCCTGAAGACTGAACACTAATCCTTCACTATCCTTCAGAGCTGTGCACTTTCCCACGTTGTTTGTACTGTATTTATTGAAATGGTAAAATATTTTACTTCCAATAGCTGATATTTTGTGATATgattacatgattttttttaagtcaaaaacaatgcaaaagtGCATGGATGTAGAATATAAATCAACAGCTGCTTCTAAACCTCATCTGTCTCTTTTCTGGACTCTGTCAGTactaaaaaaggaaagaaaatataGCTTGTTATTTTCATGTCTACACTGTAAACTCCCGAAAGGAGAGCTTCCATACGGGAATTTCCCGGTACTCAGCTGCTGTTTACAGCGTCGTGTTGCCCGGTCCAAGATGGCGGACAATGACGTAGACACGCAACGCGCCGCAGCAGCCAATCCAGTCACGTTCCTTTGTGTTGACATGTACCATCACATTAACCACGCCTCTTTTAGGCGGGGTTTATTGACGTTACGGGGAGGTGCCTGGACAAGCAGATAAACAAGCTGAAGATCAAAACAATaacggagaagagaagaaaacagagacagcaggaTCCTGTTTGTGCGACCGAAGAACGAAGATTATTTCTGAAGCGGTAAGTCAAGATCCGTCCGCTCCTGCAACACTGACGGTGCTGGAGCTTCATCACCGTGGAGttcttttgtctttgtcttttcacAAACTGTACAGAGGCTTTGTGTTTCaactgagggtgtgtgtgtgtgtgtgtgtgtgtgtgtgtgtgtgtgtgtgtgtgtgtgtgtgtgtgtgtcagtaatatatatattttgaaaacaaactaaCTGTGTCACAGCTGTGATGAACTGTGCATGATGAGCACTAAAAGAGAGCAGCTGATGTTATGTCATGAcaggtttcagtgtgtgtgtgtgggtgtgtgcgcgCTTGCGCGTGTATGCATGTTTACAGCAACCGAGTTCGTCTATAAAATTAGATCTGAAGCCTGAAAGGCATCCAGACCAGCATCTGTTTTTCTCTATTGCAGTCCGTCCAGACACAAGCAATTGAGCACAGTAATTTGTCACTTCTGCACTTTCTTGACTTGttacaaatatataaataaattatatataaaacaacATTTGGGTTATTTTGTCTCCATCCGTTCATCCTGCCTTGATAACTGAAGTTACCATGGTTAATGTGgggagaagatgctctataatgtagGATTTTTTTCAACTATTAACTCTGAGAAGTTCAGCGACAAAACAGCTGAACTGTTTTAGTGTGGTACAGATATAACACGCTCATGACAACTGCATACTACTGTAATTACTAATTCTGGAATACTGAACGAGTTCtccaacaaaagaaaatgttgttttgactGGAGCTGAGAAAAACCTAAAATCACATTACgttttttccatgtaaacatggaGAATAAATTAATTCCGAATTAAAACGCATTCTAACCCAGGCCTTTTTCTCACTACAGATGAGAAGTTATCACATGCATTTCAGTGAATAATGTTCACAAATTGTTTCACATAGATTGGAGCATGTACTTTAACCTGAGGTAGTGTGttatatttattacatttttcacaaaatgtaatCATTATCATTAACATTAATTCTTCTATTCGTGAATCTTATATGCGTCTGATTGTTCATCATGAGCATTATTCGTTCAGTTTCCACCAAGGTGTTTCAGACGGGCTGCATTAACAAGCAGCGCTGGAGGTGAAACAGCACCATCTCTTGGCTCATGTAGGAACTGCATGTATAGAAAATACTTCATGAGTTCCAGAGGGAAATGCTTTAAATATCCATCTAAAATGTTTGAAGTATTTAACTCCCGCGTTTTTTAATCATAAACGTAACACGAAAATTTTTCTTTTGGGGATCATTACTGTTATGAGTGTAGATTTTGTAAATCTGTTTTAATGAGAAAATGCAGTGACAACAAAATAATCTTGATACAGTCttacaatagtttttttttggaatgtgATTTTTGATAAGAAAAACccaatatatgtatataaatcctgttggtgttgttgttttgaccCAATCCTCTTCTGTATTTTCCATCATTCATTGTGTGGATATGGCTCCTCTGTCGTCCGTCGTATTTTAACCAAACAGTAGCTCTTGATGGTTCCTGTTCTTTTTGTGTCTCTCTGAATTAGATCCTGTGTCAGTTtaccacacagacacatactGAGGCTAGATAAATTCATCATAAACTTTATTCTCTGCAAAGATaaaatgttgggaaaaaaaaagacgtctgCATGAAAgcctcacccccccacccccccacacccaccCCCGCCACCCCCAGCTACAATATGTTCCATGACGATGCATTCATGACATTCCTATGCAGCAGCAGGCCTGTCCTaatgtttggcttcactgtgatgtCATTTCGACAAATCAGAGATTATAAAGGGAGTCTGCAGCTTTTCGTTTTGGGAACATTAATGTGAACTCAGAGATGTTTCTGACGAGTCTCTGGTTTCATCCTGTTCcctgacatgtttttaaaatgactcCACTTCCACTTTACAGAAACACCAGTTCAGGTTTCTGTGCTGATGTAATGGAAGCAGGATCACATGCCGGTGCTGAGTGAACTGCTGAGCGACAACCGATAGCTACACACTGATCATTTACTCAGGGAACACAGGGAGGTACTTCAAGGTGATTTTAGCTTCCATGCTCTCTTTTAGTTCACACTTCCTGCTGTCAATTTACAGATCAGAGTGAATTCCTGAAGATGATCGGAAAGATTCTCTCCCATCTACTGGGGAACGCCGatgaggagctggaggcagcagaggacTCCTACAACCAGCTGCTGGAGTTCGAGGAGGGCGGATGGGTGATTGTAAACCTCCCTGGTGAGAGAGACACTCACAGTTTGGTCGTCCTCTCCCGTCACGCTCTGGGAAAAGGTGTTTGTTGAACTGATGTTTGGTCTCCTTCCAGAGGACGGACCTCTGTCAGGTCCTGATGTGGATCCTCTGGAGAACCTGCTGATTGAGCATCCCAGCATGTCCGTTTACCAGATGagatgcaggatgggtggagcagagaaggaggagctctctgaggaggaggaggaggaggaggaggaggaggacgcctcAAGGTCAGGTTTTACCTCCACATCTCAACTTGAAGACACTTTTGTCTGAGATTTTGAAGAAAGTCACAGTTACATGAGTGTAGAGCTCAGTTTAGACCAAGCAGCAGAGCGGCTGACGGCGATCACAGCCGTTGTTCCAGTGTGAGCGAAGTGAAACAGATTCTCACAGTATTATCTCCCGTTCATCCTGATGGATGACTGACAAGTAGATAATAAAGTTACTGCGGctgtgtctgtacttccatgGTTTACACAGACTGCTGCAAGTGTCTGGCAGGTAACATTATAGAAACTATAAAAAGAGGTTCTTTGTGGCAGGACAGTTCCCTCTCTCAGCTGAGAGCCCTGGTTTAACTGATCACTGTCAACTCTAGATACCAAAACACCAGCCGTCcatctgaccacacacacacacacacacacacccgctgaTACACACCCGTGAACATTTACACTGAACGGTGTGAGCAGCTGAAGCACTGAGTGCTCCACGTTTCCCTGCAATCACACTCAAACGTTAAAGATCACAGACAAACGAGCCGTGTTTGGAGAGCTGGAGGTCAAGAGGTCAAAGCTCACACAGCCCAACATTTACTCTTTGATGTAAAACACGGTACGTCAGGATAACAGGGGCTGAAGCGTCTCGGTTTGTCTTCTCTTGTGTTCACAGATGAGCTGCATTTTTAGCTAATCTGTTATTGTGTTGGACACAGTTCATGATGTAGAAATCAAAGGAAGATGAGGAGGTCTCTTCACCTGAAAGTACAGGAAGTGCAGGATTTCACCAAACTCACAGGCTCTCTAACATCTCCGTGATGGTTTGTTTGGCGTCTGCAGGCCGGCGGTGGTCAGGCGCCACGTGTCCTGGCGTCTCGCCGCCTGGGGGATCCCCCTGCCGTGCCACGTCCAGCTGCTGGCCGTGCAGAGGTCCAGGAGCCAGGCCGAGCGCAGGAAGCTGAGCCGCGGCGTCCTCCACCGGCAGAACCTGGCCAAGGCGCGGCTGTCCCCGGGAGACCGGCGCTACGGCCACTTCAAGCAGCCCAGCCCGCGATTCTACAACTACTGAGCAGCACCGTGCCACACACCGCTAACTCACCTCACACGGCTCCCTGAGGAGAACCACGGTttgaatccatccatcaaacTCCTGACCACGAGGGACACACTCACCCCCAAAACATGTTGATATTGTAAACTATTGAACAGAAGCGTGTGGTTGGTTGACTTGTGTGGATTGATAAAGCTCTGATTAGAAGCAGGACTCAGACGAAGTGCTGTGAAGTTATTTTATAGGTGTCCTTACTGTGTATGCGTGCGATACTGTGGCAGATCTGTAAAGGTTGAACCCCGCAGACGTCTGATCGGGACACATGGTGCCGGCTGCTGGCTGGCTTGATAACCACATGTGGCTTCGCTTTACTCGCTCTTCTGCCAAGTGAACTTCTCATGAACCTCACCAACCCAGCAGCATTCAGACAGACGGATGCTGCGTGAACGGGTTGCCTCTGTGTCAGTCTGCTTAAAGAAgaattacttttgttttttaaagtgttttttttaggaGGGGTTACTGAAAATATTGTAatttaattctgtttttctatttgtaaaatgtataaaaaaaataaattgattttttttagatGGTTGCAGCTGTTTATTTGCTCAAACTGTAGTTTTATTAGCAATAAACGTGGATTCAGAGAGACGTAATCGACaaggtttttttcttgtaatattGATGATGGGGTGTGGACATGCAGATTGGACAGCAAAGCTTAATGAAGGTTTTCAATCCAGTTTGAAATGCAATGCTCTGATCTCCATGACTTACTGTAAGCACAGTCCATTGTATCCCTCTGCTTCTGGGGGGATTACTGATAACTTCCGTTGTCCTGATCCACCTGAAAAGtgcaataaagaaataaatgaagacTAAAAACATGGTTAAATGATTGAATACTTCACCATTTTTAATGTCCACAATAAGCTTTATATAGAAGACATCCTCCTAAAACAGATCCAAGTTTTGGAAAATTGGAGATCAGGAGTCTTGAAATCTGTATAAAACACAATACACCACATTGTATAATAGAGGTAAAACTTAATCCAGATTTGgtatggaattaaaaaaaaagccaggaaACGATCTGTGGATTCAAATAAAGccatattaatttaaaaaaagtacagtGTGAAACCTATCTGGCATTttacaagcaaacaaacaaacaaaaaaaagtagaacaaagaagaaacaatGAAACTATGAACATATTTGAGACCTGGCCATTTCCTGCTGTATTCTTGGGTGTGGTTGTGACTGTGCGGTGGTGCTGTGTTGTGTGGATGTGTGCTGTCTGTTGCATTGTGTGTTGTGCTGTCTGTGGCTGTGTGGGGGTTCAGCAGTCATCTTGAAGATGGCTGCTCAGTAGATGCATAAAATGCcttgcagctttttgaaaggaCTCTCTGTAAATGCAGGATGCGAGTTTTCTATTAAAACATGACACACATAACTCGGTGAAAGGCTACTGTGAGTACAGTTACTCCCATTGTATGAAGCACGCAAACTCAGATACTGATTAGTAGTAATAAATCATTTAGTTATTAGTTGTATGCACAATGTGACCACACAGAGTAAATGTAGCATATTATAACTGATTTGTAAATACACAGTAtccaaatcaatcaatcagtcattATTCATACCGACATAAATCTTTATTTGTGTAAtgacaaaaatacacatttctttttatacACATATTCCACTCTATAGCCTTTCCATATCCTCAAATGCATTATCTATTTATAGGTGTTAAAGCAGCTTTAGAAGGCATACAGTAGCATTTTATATATGTTTATATGAGTATGTTTTTACACTGTCCTCACACACTGCCACAGAGGATGCCAAACAATATTTCCCTGTACATACCTGTTGCCCAACAAGTTTGATAGTGACATAAAGAtatctctatctatctatctatctatctatctatctatctatctatctatctatctatctatctatctatctatctatctaaaagATAGCATGAACAGGATATATTGATCACTAAAGTCACCAATGATACTCCAACAGTCTGAAAAATTAATTGAGAtgaatcaatgtatttttttgtttttggggaCTTACTAAATTCTTCCTGGAGAGGAAGAATATATATTATGttctttcctcctccagtcATTTCTTTTTGCAGTAAAAGAAAACCCTCCACACCAGCAGGTGTCTTGAGAGCTAACGTGACATTCACACTAAATACCCTGACAC comes from the Salarias fasciatus chromosome 1, fSalaFa1.1, whole genome shotgun sequence genome and includes:
- the LOC115388081 gene encoding protein C19orf12 homolog, producing MAPRVDDIVRLCCEISAQDQIKVAVKSSAQAAAMAGGAAFMGGMFAGPPGIAVGGVAGSLLAGWWASGKFRPLPQILMELPPQQQRKLYDEVMAVMGTLDWTDFAQLVALVMSSSSLQQQVTAALLNYVTKELRAEVKYSD
- the LOC115394090 gene encoding tumor protein p53-inducible nuclear protein 2, yielding MIGKILSHLLGNADEELEAAEDSYNQLLEFEEGGWVIVNLPEDGPLSGPDVDPLENLLIEHPSMSVYQMRCRMGGAEKEELSEEEEEEEEEEDASRPAVVRRHVSWRLAAWGIPLPCHVQLLAVQRSRSQAERRKLSRGVLHRQNLAKARLSPGDRRYGHFKQPSPRFYNY